The Micromonospora sp. Llam0 genome contains a region encoding:
- the murJ gene encoding murein biosynthesis integral membrane protein MurJ: MAGGLYRSANAHGGGQLPDDGAAFVSVEPLNQSAVEATAPPPEVVAQTSAAANSAVMAIGSLVSRGTGFVRNLMIGAALGNLVGNVFTTAQFLPNQVYEFLLGGVLTSVLIPVLVRRRKTDPDRGEAYAQRLLTLAVIALAAAVLIAMASAQVLTALYASGKDADYTELVTKLSYLMLPMLFFTGLSALIAAVLNTRGHFAAPMWAPILNNLVVIGTFGLYILIYGARALRPDQMDTGRILLVGGGTLLGVAVQAAGLLPALRKVGFRWKLRFDFRALGLRELAQLGAWMFCYVAVNQLGLFVVVNLLTRAAGEDSAGLLIYNNVFLLLMMAHGIIAVSIITALMPRISAAAADGRFRDVTADLSRGTRMVAAVLAPVAVCYAVLAGPISVVVFRYGAFTGENAVATSTVLLVAAVGLVPFAISQLFTFAFYALPDARTPALINIPVVILRVLIQVGLYLAFSATFAAAGMMLGNAISYLAAAVVSAVLLRPRVGPLGLGEIMRTVGRVAVAALGAALVGLLVVKLLPGDPAKLSWSAAAVQLVIGGVVIGASYIGLAIALKITEITEVLGMVRRRLTRTKQA, encoded by the coding sequence ATGGCCGGCGGGCTCTACCGCAGCGCCAACGCGCACGGCGGCGGACAGTTGCCGGACGACGGGGCGGCCTTCGTCTCGGTCGAGCCGCTGAACCAGTCGGCCGTCGAGGCCACCGCGCCGCCGCCGGAGGTGGTTGCCCAGACCAGCGCCGCAGCGAACAGCGCGGTAATGGCGATCGGCAGCCTGGTCAGCCGGGGTACGGGTTTCGTCCGCAACCTGATGATCGGCGCGGCGCTAGGCAACCTGGTCGGCAACGTCTTCACCACCGCGCAGTTCCTGCCGAACCAGGTCTACGAGTTCCTACTCGGCGGTGTGCTCACCAGTGTGCTGATTCCGGTGCTGGTCCGGCGGCGCAAGACCGACCCGGACCGGGGTGAGGCGTACGCCCAGCGGCTGTTGACCCTGGCGGTGATCGCCCTGGCCGCCGCCGTGCTGATCGCGATGGCCTCGGCGCAGGTGCTTACCGCGCTCTACGCCAGCGGCAAGGACGCGGACTACACCGAGCTGGTCACCAAGCTGTCGTACCTGATGCTGCCGATGTTGTTCTTCACCGGCCTGAGCGCGCTGATCGCCGCCGTGCTGAACACGCGGGGCCACTTCGCCGCTCCGATGTGGGCGCCGATCCTCAACAATCTGGTGGTCATCGGCACGTTCGGCCTCTACATCCTGATCTACGGGGCTCGGGCGCTGCGGCCGGACCAGATGGACACCGGCCGGATCCTGCTGGTCGGCGGCGGCACCCTGCTCGGCGTAGCGGTCCAGGCAGCAGGTCTGCTGCCGGCGCTACGCAAGGTCGGTTTCCGGTGGAAGCTGCGCTTCGATTTCCGTGCGCTGGGTCTGCGTGAGCTGGCCCAGCTCGGTGCCTGGATGTTCTGCTACGTGGCGGTCAACCAGCTCGGCCTCTTCGTGGTGGTCAACCTGCTCACCCGGGCGGCGGGCGAGGACAGCGCCGGCCTGCTGATCTACAACAACGTGTTCCTGCTGCTGATGATGGCGCACGGCATCATCGCCGTCTCGATCATCACCGCGCTGATGCCGCGGATCAGCGCGGCGGCCGCCGACGGCCGGTTCCGGGACGTCACCGCCGATCTTTCGCGGGGCACCCGGATGGTCGCCGCAGTGCTCGCCCCGGTCGCGGTCTGCTACGCCGTGCTGGCCGGCCCGATCTCGGTCGTGGTCTTCCGGTACGGCGCGTTCACCGGCGAGAACGCGGTGGCTACCTCGACTGTGCTGCTGGTGGCGGCGGTCGGCCTGGTGCCGTTCGCGATCAGCCAGCTCTTCACCTTCGCCTTCTACGCGCTGCCGGACGCCCGCACCCCAGCTCTGATCAACATTCCGGTGGTGATCCTGCGGGTGCTCATCCAGGTCGGCCTCTACCTGGCCTTCTCGGCCACCTTCGCGGCGGCCGGCATGATGCTGGGCAACGCGATCTCGTACCTGGCGGCGGCGGTGGTCTCGGCAGTACTGCTGCGCCCACGGGTGGGCCCGCTCGGGCTGGGCGAGATCATGCGCACCGTGGGCCGGGTGGCGGTCGCCGCGTTGGGCGCGGCCCTGGTCGGGCTGCTGGTGGTCAAGCTGCTGCCCGGCGACCCGGCGAAGCTGAGCTGGTCGGCCGCCGCAGTGCAGCTGGTGATCGGTGGCGTGGTGATCGGCGCGTCGTACATCGGGCTGGCCATCGCACTGAAGATCACCGAGATCACCGAGGTGCTCGGGATGGTCCGTCGGCGGCTTACCCGTACGAAGCAAGCGTAA
- a CDS encoding DivIVA domain-containing protein, with translation MRRLLNLVLFPRRTRRQSRLLASLANQTRPATRPPAAAAGGGSRPPARHGGNAATHLYYGASVVRPSINPGLVRDRRFPVRTRRGFDPTEVRAFLHLVADELTAVRAELAVTRDENVRIKQALRDWQSRQFQAGMPA, from the coding sequence GTGCGCAGACTCCTCAACCTTGTCCTGTTCCCTCGGCGTACCCGGCGGCAGTCCCGGCTGCTCGCCAGCCTCGCCAACCAGACCCGGCCGGCCACCCGGCCACCCGCCGCTGCTGCCGGCGGCGGGTCGCGTCCGCCGGCCCGGCACGGCGGCAACGCCGCCACCCACCTCTACTACGGCGCCAGCGTGGTGCGGCCGTCGATCAACCCCGGGCTGGTCCGCGACCGCCGGTTCCCGGTCCGCACCCGGCGCGGTTTCGACCCGACCGAGGTACGCGCCTTCCTGCACCTGGTCGCCGACGAGTTGACGGCGGTGCGGGCCGAGTTGGCGGTCACCCGGGACGAGAACGTGCGGATCAAGCAGGCGTTGCGGGACTGGCAGTCGCGGCAGTTCCAGGCCGGGATGCCGGCCTGA